One window of Methanogenium organophilum genomic DNA carries:
- a CDS encoding L-threonylcarbamoyladenylate synthase, with the protein MSIVSDAVQVLRRDGLIVYPTETVYGLGADALSEYAVHRVYEIKNRPMGKPISVAVSDEDMMAAIADVSDEAWEFIRTFLPGPVTVVLPVKSCLPSVLSGGTGKIGIRMPNNTVTREIIDELDAPITATSANLSGTPAPVTKEQVNVPYDLFIEGGELSGTPSTVVDFESRQILRPGDDIERIAAFFRTLE; encoded by the coding sequence ATGAGTATCGTATCCGACGCCGTGCAGGTGCTGAGGCGTGATGGACTCATCGTTTATCCGACGGAAACCGTATATGGCCTTGGTGCGGATGCACTTTCAGAATATGCCGTTCACCGGGTATATGAAATAAAGAACAGACCAATGGGAAAACCAATCTCGGTTGCGGTCTCCGATGAGGACATGATGGCCGCAATCGCGGATGTATCCGACGAGGCATGGGAGTTTATCAGGACGTTTCTTCCGGGGCCGGTAACCGTCGTTCTTCCGGTGAAAAGTTGTCTGCCGTCAGTTCTCTCCGGGGGAACGGGCAAGATCGGGATACGGATGCCGAATAATACGGTAACACGTGAGATCATCGATGAACTGGACGCGCCTATTACTGCAACCAGTGCCAACCTTTCGGGGACCCCTGCGCCGGTAACAAAAGAACAGGTTAATGTGCCGTACGACCTCTTCATTGAAGGAGGAGAACTCTCCGGAACGCCCTCTACGGTTGTGGACTTTGAATCACGCCAGATTTTGCGCCCCGGGGATGATATAGAACGAATTGCCGCATTTTTCAGAACTCTGGAGTAA
- a CDS encoding DNA polymerase subunit beta, whose amino-acid sequence MKPIRLRDFIEDKDGRIYAVSAYDNEEKVGCVLRYVPDVDGDRTAPDGRKFKKLDFEDAFEYIAEHKPEYLDTVHRIPHADIARVIKPEEEIIHVAARNERVMQLLPVFNVSIDNVGCTGSLLCGLENEASDIDMVVYGAAWFTAQKNLMKAVENGTVSGLSEEMWQKVYTKRVPEIDYETFIAHEKRKWNRGEIDGTYFDLLYTRSYDRIASGAVPKGEVCGKATIEATVTDASLAFDSPAVYDVDHEEISRVLSFTHTYSGQALAGEVIEAKGVVEEHGDTKWLIVGTTREAKGEYIISKTLLETL is encoded by the coding sequence ATGAAACCAATACGTCTACGCGATTTTATTGAAGATAAAGATGGAAGAATATACGCCGTATCAGCATACGACAACGAGGAAAAGGTAGGCTGTGTGCTGCGGTATGTGCCGGATGTTGACGGGGATCGGACTGCCCCTGACGGAAGAAAATTCAAAAAGCTTGATTTTGAAGATGCATTTGAATATATTGCGGAACATAAGCCGGAATACCTTGATACGGTCCATCGCATCCCACATGCAGATATTGCACGGGTAATCAAACCGGAAGAGGAGATCATCCATGTGGCTGCCAGAAATGAGCGGGTAATGCAGCTCCTTCCGGTTTTTAACGTATCTATTGATAATGTCGGATGCACCGGATCTCTTCTGTGCGGTCTTGAAAACGAAGCATCAGACATCGATATGGTGGTATATGGTGCAGCCTGGTTTACGGCACAGAAAAATCTTATGAAGGCGGTGGAAAACGGCACGGTTTCCGGTCTCTCAGAAGAGATGTGGCAGAAAGTCTATACCAAACGTGTTCCGGAAATCGATTACGAGACGTTCATCGCCCACGAAAAGAGGAAGTGGAACAGGGGAGAGATTGACGGAACATATTTTGATCTGCTCTATACCCGCTCCTATGACCGCATCGCTTCCGGTGCTGTGCCAAAGGGGGAGGTCTGCGGGAAAGCGACAATTGAGGCGACGGTGACAGATGCATCACTTGCCTTTGACAGTCCTGCAGTCTACGATGTTGACCATGAAGAGATCAGTCGTGTGCTCTCCTTCACCCATACGTATAGTGGTCAAGCGCTTGCGGGGGAGGTTATTGAAGCAAAAGGTGTGGTTGAAGAGCATGGGGATACAAAATGGCTGATTGTCGGGACAACACGGGAAGCAAAGGGCGAGTATATTATTTCAAAGACACTCCTTGAAACCCTTTAA
- a CDS encoding Dna2/Cas4 domain-containing protein translates to MREKSISSIVACHACPVRYQLMKSQEAAEPERYTIAKQLSYALGHRLDASVLWEDIRLVSPEISDEAREMLDTWVTACNESEWEPADEYDVRVSSEKLGIGGTIDRILPGSPPRCAIMRVTEAPEAGVWGADRIRSACLSVCIEESLGFTPSSIICEYLPSGISRACTPEPRDRRRALQAIRTADTIDKGMVPRKPRNAPCEGCFLAEVCTVSGPKKLGDLFKKGD, encoded by the coding sequence ATGCGGGAAAAAAGCATCTCATCAATTGTGGCGTGCCATGCCTGTCCGGTACGATATCAACTGATGAAATCACAGGAAGCGGCAGAACCCGAGCGGTATACGATTGCAAAACAACTGTCGTATGCACTGGGGCACCGGCTGGATGCATCTGTGCTCTGGGAGGACATCAGACTTGTCTCTCCTGAAATCAGTGATGAAGCGAGAGAGATGCTTGACACATGGGTCACTGCATGCAACGAGAGCGAGTGGGAACCAGCAGACGAATATGATGTCCGTGTATCATCTGAAAAGCTTGGCATCGGAGGGACGATTGACCGCATCCTTCCCGGCAGCCCGCCCCGGTGTGCCATTATGCGGGTCACCGAAGCACCGGAAGCAGGTGTCTGGGGGGCGGATCGCATCCGGTCGGCCTGCCTGTCTGTCTGCATCGAGGAATCGCTGGGCTTCACTCCGTCCTCCATCATCTGTGAGTATCTCCCGTCAGGAATTTCGCGTGCCTGTACCCCCGAACCGCGTGACCGACGCCGTGCCTTGCAGGCAATACGAACTGCTGACACCATTGACAAAGGAATGGTCCCCAGAAAACCACGCAACGCACCCTGCGAAGGATGTTTCCTTGCTGAGGTATGCACCGTCTCCGGGCCGAAAAAACTGGGTGATCTCTTTAAAAAAGGTGATTAA
- a CDS encoding DUF3467 domain-containing protein, translating into MTKREIAVNIPSDLDPVYANRIQVAYKDDEFTFVFLHEIPGTNQARAKSIVSISPKHAKNFSQVLQKSVKDFEGKFGEIKTEAPEKQEDPNVTIRGYS; encoded by the coding sequence ATGACAAAACGGGAAATAGCAGTAAATATTCCAAGTGATTTGGACCCCGTCTATGCAAACCGGATTCAGGTTGCGTATAAAGACGATGAGTTTACGTTCGTCTTTCTCCATGAAATTCCCGGAACAAACCAGGCCCGTGCCAAGTCGATAGTCTCTATAAGCCCGAAACACGCCAAGAATTTCAGTCAGGTACTCCAGAAGAGTGTGAAGGATTTCGAAGGGAAATTTGGCGAAATTAAAACAGAGGCCCCGGAAAAGCAGGAAGACCCGAATGTTACGATTCGCGGGTACTCCTGA